The following are encoded together in the Corticium candelabrum chromosome 1, ooCorCand1.1, whole genome shotgun sequence genome:
- the LOC134185503 gene encoding phosphoenolpyruvate phosphomutase-like: protein MQTIRTIVSTLGATGKWTRLNVMRSMSAMSSVKKTTQLKRMLNSRDLEFIMEAHNGLSAKIVEESGFSGIWGSGLSVSAQLGVRDNNEASWTQVLDVLEFMSDATTIPILLDADTGYGNFNNARRLVRKLESRGVAGACLEDKLFPKTNSLHDGRAQPLADVEEFSLKIRACKDYQLDPDFCIVARVEAFIAGWGLEEALMRATAYADAGADAILMHSKKSDPSDIIAFMDAWNNRAPVVIVPTKYYTTPTDLFREKGISLVIWANHNLRAALQAIQDTTKQIYQDQSLVNVEKKIATVKEIFRLQNDEELVQAEDKYLPKK from the exons ATGCAAACAATACGAACGATCGTGTCTACTCTAGGAGCGACAG GTAAATGGACACGTCTTAACGTCATGCGATCTATGTCGGCTATGAGCAGCGTCAAG AAAACGACTCAGTTGAAACGTATGCTCAACTCTCGTGATCTTGAATTTATCATGGAAGCTCACAATGGTCTAAGCGCCAAAATAGTTGAAGAATCAG GTTTTAGTGGGATCTGGGGAAGTGGCTTATCCGTATCAGCACAGTTGGGAGTTAGAGACAACAACGAGGCGTCGTGGACTCAGGTATTAGACGTCCTTGAATTTATGAGCGACGCCACAACGATTCCCATTCTATTGGATGCTGACACGGGCTATGGCAACTTCAACAATGCACGTCGGTTGGTGAGAAAGCTTGAGTCGAGAGGAGTGGCCGGAGCATGCCTCGAAGACAAACTGTTTCCCAAGACTAACTCGCTTCATGACGGTCGTGCTCAACCACTAGCCGATGTCGAAGAGTTCTCTCTGAAGATCAGAGCATGCAAGGACTATCAGCTTGATCCCGACTTTTGCATTGTTGCCAGAGTCGAAGCTTTCATTGCAGGATGGGGACTGGAGGAAGCTCTGATGCGAGCAACTGCTTACGCTGATGCTGGTGCCGATGCCATTCTAATGCACAGCAAGAAGTCTGATCCGAGTGATATCATAGCGTTTATGGATGCTTGGAATAATAGGGCACCGGTAGTAATCGTGCCAACGAAATACTATACGACACCGACTGATCTGTTTCGAGAGAAAGGCATTTCTTTGGTTATATGGGCGAATCACAATCTTCGGGCAGCATTACAGGCAATACAGGATACAACGAAACAAATTTACCAGGATCAGTCTCTTGTCAACGTAGAGAAGAAG ATTGCCACAGTCAAAGAAATATTCCGACTTCAGAACGACGAAGAGTTGGTGCAAGCCGAAGACAAGTACCTTCCCAAGAAATAG
- the LOC134185523 gene encoding GTP-binding nuclear protein Ran: protein MAGLSHEPPMFKLVLVGDGGTGKTTFVKRHLTGEFEKKYIATLGVEVHPLAFNTNRGEIKFNVWDTAGQEKFGGLRDGYYIEGQCAIIMFDVTSRVTYKNVPNWHRDLIRVCENIPIVLCGNKVDIKDRKVKAKQITFHRKKNLQYYDISAKSNYNFEKPFLWLAKKLVGDPNLEIAAMPALAPPEVIMDPNIAAQYQHDLKVAQDAPLPADDDDDL, encoded by the exons ATGGCTGGACTTTCGCATGAGCCGCCGATGTTCAAA CTTGTTCTTGTCGGCGACGGAGGGACGGGGAAAACTACGTTCGTCAAACGTCACTTGACAGGAGAATTCGAAAAGAAATACATTG CAACACTTGGCGTCGAGGTTCATCCACTTGCGTTCAACACCAATCGCGGTGAGATCAAGTTTAATGTATGGGACACTGCTGGACAGGAGAAGTTTGGTGGGCTTCGTGATGGCTACTACATAGAAGGCCAATGTGCTATCATCATGTTTGATGTTACATCAAGAGTTACGTACAAGAACGTACCCAATTGGCATCGAGATTTGATTCGTGTGTGCGAAAACATACCCATCGTGTTGTGTGGAAACAAAGTGGATATCAAGGATCGGAAAGTGAAGGCAAAACAGATCACTTTTCACAGAAAAAAGAACCTACAA TATTATGACATCAGCGCCAAGAGCAATTACAACTTTGAGAAACCTTTTCTATGGCTAGCAAAGAAGCTGGTTGGAGACCCGAATCTCGAAATCGCTGCCATGCCGGCATTAGCTCCACCGGAAGTTATCATGGACCCAAATATAGCAGCCCAATATCAGCATGACCTGAAAGTGGCACAAGACGCGCCTCTACCAgcagacgacgacgacgatctATAA
- the LOC134185513 gene encoding syntaxin-1A-like: protein MVRDRLEALRQEGRVPYDGLSEVAVPIDGQPFLSDLFDQVDYIRDSINEIQVTVDEIKQAQSAIIGSPQPNEADRERLEAKMSQVKRDANMVRGKLKTMEKALEEEQRGPARHSADFRIRKAQHSTLSRKFLEIMEEYNRIQVEYREKCIERIERQLIITNQNKTHDEVEAMVEENNLGVFTQGILVENAQMKQALGDITARHNDIIRLENSIRELHDMFLDMAMLVEEQGDMVDRIEYNVEKAAAYVESAKKETRKALTYQRSARRKKVFCAILVVVILVVIGAIIAGAVTS, encoded by the exons ATGGTTCGAGACAGGCTAGAGGCCCTGCGTCAAGAG GGTAGGGTACCGTATGACGGCTTGTCGGAAGTTGCAGTTCCCATAGACGGCCAACCTTTCTTGTCTGATTTGTTTGACCAG GTGGATTATATCCGGGATAGTATCAATGAAATACAGGTGACGGTAGATGAAATCAAACAAGCGCAGAGTGCTATCATTGGTTCTCCTCAGCCTAATGAAG CTGATAGAGAAAGATTGGAAGCAAAGATGTCTCAAGTGAAGCGAGATGCAAACATGGTTAGAGGAAAGCTGAAGA CTATGGAGAAGGCACTTGAAGAAGAGCAAAGAGGACCAGCTCGACATTCAGCAGACTTTAGGATACGAAAGGCTCAG CATTCCACTTTGTCTCGAAAATTCTTAGAAATTATGGAAGAGTATAATCGTATTCAGGTTGAGTACAGAGAAAAGTGTATTGAACGTATTGAAAGACAGTTGATAATCA CCAACCAGAATAAGACTCACGATGAAGTTGAAGCAATGGTAGAAGAGAACAATTTAGGTGTCTTTACACAAGGG aTTCTTGTTGAAAATGCTCAAATGAAGCAGGCTTTGGGAGACATTACTGCACGACACAATGACATCATTCGACTGGAGAACAGTATCAGA GAGTTACATGATATGTTTCTGGACATGGCTATGCTAGTGGAAGAACAG GGAGATATGGTTGATAGGATAGAGTACAATGTCGAGAAGGCAGCTGCATATGTTGAATCGGCGAAGAAGGAAACCAGAAAGGCGTTGACCTATCAGAGAAGTGCCAGACGT AAAAAAGTTTTTTGTGCcattttggttgttgtcaTTTTGGTTGTAATTGGCGCTATTATAGCAGGAGCAGTGACCTCATGA